The sequence GTCTGCAGCTTTTGCTGGTGGGGAGGGGATCCAACTGGACTCCCACAAGCCCGATACCATGCCCGATGTGGCCACTGCAAAAGCAAAACCTACAGTGCTTGACAAAGCGTCAGCATCGCGGGCAACGACAAAGGTGGAGACAGCAGGGGTGGCAGGAGGCACCGCAGCGGGCGCTTCGAGCGTGGCAGTGATCAAGTCTCCTGCCCCTGAAGAGCAGAGCACGGCCACAGCAGCCACAGCCGGCAACGGTCCAGGAGGAAGCAAAACCAACATAGCCACTGGGGGCACTGCCAGAACATCCCGGAGGAGCAGGAAAACGGTGCTGCGAACAATTCAGGGTATGCTTGGCAGGTGCCGCGAACTATTCAGGGTATGCTTCCAGCGCGTCCACCAGCCTCTCCCCAGAGGCCGGCGTGACTGTGGTCGGAGCAGAACCCACCAGCAAGACTGCTGAAGGAAGAGCCGACGAGGAGGGCGAGGGGACCCTCATCTCCACCTTGCCACAGGAAGGCAAAGTGAGTGAACAGGATGGCAGCTCACAGAGGGTGTCCCAGGCCcgcaagggaagaagggagagaagggagcacTGGGGAGAGGACAGAGCTCTTACGAGCCCCTCGCTCTGCAGTTCAGTGGAAAGCCACCACAAGGCAGCGGGGAACAAGACCATCCAGAAAGCAGCTGGCTCGTGCTCAGGCGGCCGCAGAGCCACTAGAGATGACCAAAAGGACAAAGGCCACGGCAGCCCGGGGGGCAGCGAGCAGGGCACTGCTCACAAAGGCATCAGCCGTGCTCCCATCACCATCGAGTCCAGGACCTCGCACAAATCGGGCAGGAGCTTATCTACAGCGAGTTCAGGTCCCACCACCGAGAGACTCAGCAGGATCAGCTCCTTCTTCAGGAACGTCAGAGCCAGTCTTACTACAAAGACAGTGGCCTCCTCAGGTGATAAATATGTGAGCATCCTGGCGAAGCCAGTGGAAGGGACCCGAATGGAGGCCATCGTAGAGACAGCAGAGAgtggccaggggctggagatCACTGGAGGTGTGACATCTGAGACCATGGAGCCAGTGACCGCTGAAGCCCATCAATAGGACCTAGAGCTGGGAGCTGCAAAGGGGACCAGGGCTCAGGGAAATACCCCTGGAGAGCCCATTTCAGCTTCCTTactgcaatttaaataaaaaaccaaacaatctgaGAATGCATGCAGTGTTTTGTCTGAATTTCTAGGTCCCGAAGCCCAGCCGTAGCCTCACAGTGGATTCTGTGATGTCAGCTGTGCCACAGTCTGAGACCCAGTGTCCAGTCAAGGGCAGCCCCacctcacacacatgctcagcGCCAACAGCAGTGCTGCATCTGGcctccactcctttctggctttgcCCCCCAGGGCCATGGCTCAAAGTCAGACTGTGGTCTGGGAAGCTCTCCTTCACTATCCCCCTATTCTTTTTATAAATGCTTATTGCCCCTGAAGGTCTGTAAACAAAGCAAGAACAGGACTCATGTCCCCTCGGGCTATTCAGTGGACAGAAATAAGTATTAGCTAGCAATCAGAACCGCAAGCACTCTCACCTAGACTTAGCCGTTCCCTGCCCAGGTATTAGCTCGCAATCAGAACAGCAAGTATTAGCTAGTGCGCCATCGTAAGCATACCACTCGATGACATTTCACAAGATAAGCAACCCCATGAAACTAGCACCTGGCGAAGAATCAGAACATCACTGCAACTCTGGAAGTGCCCCCTTGCAGTCACTCAAGGGTAACCACCACCCTAGCTTCCAACACCATAGATGaatgttgtttgctttttcaacTTTACATACTGGAATCACATAGTATATACTCTTTGACTCTGGTTTCTTTCCCTTAACATTATATTTATGAGGTTTCTGCATGACTTTCCTGGCGATCGTCCATTTATTTTCACTGCTAtacagtattccactgtgtgatgATACTACAacttattttgttattgatttaagTTATtatcagtttggggctattaaaaatagtgctattatgaacatttatATACAGATCTGTtggtaaaaatatacataaacttCTGTTCAgcatatacctaggaatggaattgaaTATATGCATACGTTCAGCTTCTGATTATACTGCCAAGCTATTTTCCTTCCAAAATGACTGTGGAAATAATAATTCCCACCAGGAACATATTACAGTCCtggttgttccacatccttgccaacatttgataCTGTTTAGCTCTTTCCTTTTAGCCATTCAGATGGGATATAGtgacttttctccctttttcatgataaaaatatacttaaaaatatataattgggcttccctggtggcgcagtggttgagagtccgcctgccgatgcaggggacatgggttcgtgacccggtccgggaggatcccacatgccgtggagcggctgggcccgtgagctgtggccgctgagcctgtgcgtccggagcctgtgctccgcaacaggagaggccacagcagtgagaggcccgcgtaccccaaaaaaaacaaaaacaaaaacaaaaaaaaaaaaacaagaataatggCAGATAATTATGAATTTAATTCTTATGTATATGACTCAAGTTCAAAAAATCGAGTATATATGTATTGGtaattgaaatgtttttcttctacaTGAATTAAGAAATAGCTAATCACAATCACATACAATTTCTATTTACAGTGGGCCttttcagtgaaaataaaaatagaattcatTGAACTTATTTGgaccctcctttttaaaaagcagtttgaatagatatctaagaaaacattagttttaaatattatttaagagAGGAAAGCATTTGAATAAGAATACATatccaatttcattttatttatgaattatgaatttttgctttattctaATGTCTTTCCAAGGGAAGGCAGGTGGCATTCCCATAATCAAGTAAGGTTTCACTCTAGTATCCTCAATGAAGAAGTTTCTAGTGATCCCAGCAGAAGGACTAACAATGAAGATGTTCTATCTGGTGGTGCAAACAGAGAGGATTAAGAATAGGAACCAGAGATGAGGTTCTGAGCTTAACCATTCCTAGTGAATATAAATGAGACCTACACCTTGTTTCTTCGAGTATATGATTTCCTTCACTACCATGGGTTTATCAATTTAACTCGTATCTAGCCAGATGACAAGCTAGCTTTTACCTCTAAAATTACTGACAACAATGTGTACGATCTAGAAGTAATccaacagaaatctctggc comes from Delphinus delphis chromosome 1, mDelDel1.2, whole genome shotgun sequence and encodes:
- the LOC132424942 gene encoding Golgi-associated RAB2 interactor protein 4-like — its product is MSGDSLLPYHTAQSSTGVGLFNTTTGKLQQQLRNGEYDIFKDAQIFESDFIQITKRGDLTDVHNCVCMVTVGIACSSPVLPLPDTMLLARWATGCEEHAEHSQVAKGKSHEAAKTLELTRLLLLKLVSISTHNREKQQLRVKFATGRSWYLQLCAPLDAQEDLFTSWEELIYLLRPPVEGLSRTYAVPAWDMTCLPVFEEEEDGRSPAVEDFQGKWDQDQVSICSLHTCSELAGATSAAFAGGEGIQLDSHKPDTMPDVATAKAKPTVLDKASASRATTKVETAGVAGGTAAGASSVAVIKSPAPEEQSTATAATAGNGPGGSKTNIATGGTARTSRRSRKTVLRTIQGYASSASTSLSPEAGVTVVGAEPTSKTAEGRADEEGEGTLISTLPQEGKVSEQDGSSQRVSQARKGRRERREHWGEDRALTSPSLCSSVESHHKAAGNKTIQKAAGSCSGGRRATRDDQKDKGHGSPGGSEQGTAHKGISRAPITIESRTSHKSGRSLSTASSGPTTERLSRISSFFRNVRASLTTKTVASSGDKYVSILAKPVEGTRMEAIVETAESGQGLEITGGVTSETMEPVTAEAHQ